In the Wyeomyia smithii strain HCP4-BCI-WySm-NY-G18 chromosome 2, ASM2978416v1, whole genome shotgun sequence genome, one interval contains:
- the LOC129724868 gene encoding uncharacterized protein LOC129724868, which translates to MSDFEFLPFEICCMIFDYLSVADLKNASLTCRRWCHIIFSDSYIRRFMLKINLHRSDQSKVVKSNGSLVACDRSSRVSVPSSFPCSLYQRCRMGKVKSKCELRQMSLVLRRSCRHYSNITFVCDNRSEFTDNVFNVILNLLRPSGLERVELLKIILSSNLNVLITILNSAIRNMIRLKSFHLIYDPQRRLQCGDQIRPCIVIESPTITHIELKSVIPEQIKLPKLNSLNVSLQPGIASIIESVADNLVTLQLQLDCSTANCGEKEIYALTLDRLKVLKLSRGIMNEFSFPIPVSSNRPGLKLRFFRHLDKLEKLILEEKYTAENIFLAICETSRNLVELKIDHLKVINCAVLERLSLLPNLKILALPNIYSSHEISFHNVYLPRLESLHLEIYKDSTHSFCKFVNLKCLTIGSYSSQAPEVIDIISMYIQQLRELRLYFLDYADVSSRTFRKLAYLGQLRKLELLKGYLRRDVFGRCPPGLSELEAIVFKFCQLDTQYFDGLRERFPRLRDVRFEDCMVRGQLPCSEMWLSYR; encoded by the exons ATGTCCGATTTCGAGTTCCTACCCTTCGAG ATCTGCTGTATGATATTCGACTATCTCAGTGTGGCAGATCTGAAGAATGCTTCCCTCACATGTCGCCGCTGGTGTCACATTATATTTTCCGACAGTTACATCCGACGATTCATGCTTAAGATCAACCTGCACCGATCGGATCAATCTAAGGTGGTTAAATCCAACGGATCGCTCGTGGCGTGCGATCGATCGTCCCGTGTCTCGGTGCCTAGCTCCTTTCCCTGTTCCTTGTATCAACGCTGCCGGATGGGAAAGGTGAAGTCCAAATGTGAGCTACGTCAGATGTCCCTGGTACTGAGACGATCCTGTCGACACTACAGCAACATAACGTTCGTCTGCGACAATCGAAGTGAATTTACGGATAATGTTTTCAACGTCATACTAAACTTGCTGCGACCCAGCGGTCTGGAGCGGGTGGAGCTGTTGAAAATTATTCTTTCCTCCAATTTAAATGTTCTCATTACGATACTGAATAGTGCCATTAGAAACATGATACGGTTGAAAAGTTTCCATCTAATCTACGATCCGCAGCGTAGGCTGCAGTGTGGCGATCAAATAAGACCCTGCATTGTGATCGAGAGTCCCACTATTACGCACATTGAACTGAAATCCGTCATTCCGGAGCAGATTAAATTACCAAAGTTAAACTCGTTGAATGTTAGCCTGCAGCCAGGGATAGCGAGCATTATCGAGAGCGTTGCTGATAACCTCGTAACGTTACAGCTGCAGCTAGACTGTTCGACTGCGAACTGCGGCGAAAAGGAAATCTACGCCTTAACGCTCGATCGTCTCAAAGTGCTCAAGCTCAGTAGAGGAATCATGAATGAATTCAGCTTTCCCATTCCCGTCAGTTCAAACCGACCGGGACTCAAGTTGCGTTTCTTTCGGCACCTGGATAAACTAGAGAAGCTGATTCTGGAGGAAAAGTACACAGCGGAAAACATTTTCCTAGCCATCTGCGAAACGTCACGTAATCTAGTAGAGCTCAAAATAGATCACCTGAAAGTCATTAACTGTGCCGTTCTGGAGAGACTATCGCTATTGCCGAATCTTAAGATACTTGCTCTGCCGAATATTTACTCCTCGCACGAGATCTCTTTTCACAACGTCTACCTGCCCAGGCTGGAAAGCCTCCACCTGGAGATATATAAGGATTCCACACACTCGTTCTGTAAGTTTGTTAATCTGAAATGCCTGACAATCGGTTCGTACTCCTCGCAAGCACCGGAAGTCATCGACATCATCTCGATGTACATCCAGCAGTTGCGCGAGTTGCGGTTGTACTTTCTGGACTACGCGGATGTTTCGTCGCGCACGTTCCGTAAGCTAGCCTACCTGGGACAGTTGCGCAAGCTCGAACTGCTCAAGGGCTACTTGCGGCGTGATGTGTTTGGCCGCTGTCCGCCCGGGTTGAGCGAACTGGAAGCGATTGTGTTCAAGTTCTGCCAGTTGGACACGCAGTACTTCGACGGATTGCGCGAGCGTTTTCCCCGACTGCGGGATGTTCGCTTCGAGGACTGCATGGTGCGCGGGCAGTTGCCCTGTTCGGAGATGTGGCTTAGCTATCGTTAG